From Streptomyces sp. 6-11-2, one genomic window encodes:
- a CDS encoding TetR/AcrR family transcriptional regulator — protein sequence MAGRRRWSTEEILDAAAKLLRTSSAESFSVRKLAAVLGTDSSSLYRHFRSKTELLRAVADRILLAAMDDYRPEGDWKQRITALALRVREAFGRQPQLAAVWGRYASGGTGSRLVMEEVLQALRASGLPDEEIPARYHRIAVLLAALIASEAGVSTITAEEHEQGMELFRVAVLGADPERFPALAHFARDVRPLGTDRRAAFDEILAAQLAHIDAAVRPSQTAGSEVPPHDVTLK from the coding sequence ATGGCGGGCCGAAGGCGCTGGTCGACGGAGGAGATCCTGGATGCGGCGGCGAAGCTGCTGCGCACAAGCAGCGCCGAGTCGTTCAGCGTCCGCAAACTTGCCGCGGTCCTCGGGACCGATTCCTCCAGCCTCTACCGGCATTTCCGCAGCAAGACGGAACTACTGCGGGCGGTCGCCGACCGGATCCTCCTGGCCGCCATGGACGACTACCGCCCCGAGGGCGACTGGAAGCAGCGCATCACCGCCCTGGCCCTGCGCGTGAGAGAGGCCTTCGGTCGGCAGCCCCAACTCGCCGCGGTCTGGGGACGCTACGCATCGGGCGGCACCGGTTCCCGACTGGTCATGGAAGAGGTACTGCAGGCCCTGCGGGCGTCGGGACTGCCCGACGAGGAGATCCCGGCGCGCTACCACCGAATCGCGGTCCTCCTCGCCGCGCTGATCGCCTCCGAGGCCGGGGTCAGCACCATCACCGCCGAGGAGCACGAACAGGGCATGGAGCTGTTCCGCGTTGCGGTACTGGGCGCCGACCCCGAACGCTTCCCCGCGCTGGCTCACTTCGCCCGCGACGTCCGCCCCCTCGGGACAGACCGCCGGGCCGCGTTCGACGAGATTCTCGCCGCCCAACTCGCCCACATCGACGCCGCAGTCCGGCCGAGCCAGACGGCCGGCTCGGAAGTGCCGCCACACGACGTCACCCTCAAGTGA
- a CDS encoding (2Fe-2S)-binding protein codes for MRDVASKRDVEERPVVTERVVTLTVNGRSYTLRLDTRVTLLDALRDRLGLVGTKKGCDQGACGACTVHLDGRRVLSCLTLAAQAEDRAITTIEGVSGADGPHPVQQAFMDHDGFQCGFCTPGQIMSAVALMAEGRTGSDEEIREFMSGNLCRCGAYPNIVAAIREAASGGGPDARL; via the coding sequence ATGAGGGACGTGGCGAGCAAACGGGACGTGGAGGAGCGCCCCGTGGTCACCGAGCGGGTCGTGACACTCACCGTGAACGGCCGGTCGTACACCCTGCGCCTGGACACCCGGGTCACTTTGCTGGACGCCCTGCGGGACCGGCTGGGCCTGGTGGGCACGAAGAAGGGCTGCGACCAGGGTGCCTGCGGCGCGTGCACGGTCCACCTGGACGGCAGGAGAGTGCTGTCCTGCCTGACCCTGGCGGCCCAGGCCGAGGACCGGGCGATCACCACCATCGAGGGCGTCTCCGGCGCCGACGGGCCGCATCCGGTGCAGCAGGCGTTCATGGACCACGACGGCTTCCAGTGCGGCTTCTGCACGCCGGGGCAGATCATGTCCGCGGTGGCGCTGATGGCCGAGGGCCGGACCGGCTCCGACGAGGAGATCCGGGAGTTCATGAGCGGAAACCTGTGCCGCTGCGGCGCCTATCCCAACATCGTGGCCGCGATACGCGAGGCGGCGTCCGGGGGAGGTCCCGATGCGCGGCTTTGA
- a CDS encoding xanthine dehydrogenase family protein molybdopterin-binding subunit: MSTVESRPLVGAGINRVDGPRKVTGTAPYPMDFSVPGQAYGAVVQSTIAAGRIVRVHTEAAESSPGVISVLTHENAPEVAAGPTTVLGEPTPAPLRSDRIIHHGQHIAFVVAETPEQAAAAARLVRADYEASEPLLDLQDPRAEQLVDPWGMDHARGDAAAALETAEVTLRATYTTADNTHNPLGLFATLAVWEGDTLTVHDTSQWPSMVRTTLAMVFGIPESSVRVLVPYVGGGFGAGLRVWPHVILTAMAARALNRPVKLVLTRPQMFTSVGHRPSGVQWLGVGAKRDGELVALDHRSLSSLSMEGDDFEPFASATAFAYRCPNVITRDRQARINVAVPTSMRAPAEAQGNFALESALDELACTLRMDPLELRLRNHTDVDPRNGLPWSGKALLECYEVGARRFGWSDRNPEPRSMRDGNWLVGYGMASALFPYFAQPCAAQATVNSDGSALVRSAATDIGTGTYTVMTQLAAEELGLPLDLVRFDLGDSDMPNSMMAGGSGLTGALGNAVHDACRRLVRSVVELARGDADSPLLGASPDDVESTGGRVHLAGRPDRGESYVDILARHGLSELTANGTSTPPVATELGMSLAGAYGAKFVEVQVDADLGLIRVARVVSAIDGGRILNAKTARSQIIGGTVGGIGMALYEDTVTDPRTGRVANGTFADYLVAVNADVPELDVVFVGEPDRGTATGTKGVGEVGLVGIAPAISNAVYHATGKRLRELPITLDALL, from the coding sequence ATGAGCACCGTCGAGAGCAGGCCGCTGGTCGGCGCGGGCATCAACCGGGTCGACGGCCCGCGCAAGGTCACCGGCACCGCCCCGTACCCCATGGACTTCAGCGTCCCCGGCCAGGCCTACGGTGCCGTGGTGCAGAGCACCATCGCCGCGGGCCGGATCGTCCGCGTGCACACCGAGGCCGCCGAGAGCTCCCCGGGCGTGATCTCCGTACTCACCCACGAGAACGCCCCGGAGGTCGCGGCGGGACCGACGACGGTGCTCGGTGAGCCGACGCCCGCACCGCTGCGGAGCGACCGGATCATCCACCACGGACAGCACATCGCCTTCGTGGTGGCCGAGACCCCGGAGCAGGCCGCCGCCGCGGCGCGCCTGGTGCGGGCCGACTACGAGGCCTCGGAGCCGCTGCTGGACCTCCAGGACCCCCGGGCCGAGCAACTCGTCGACCCGTGGGGGATGGACCACGCGCGCGGCGACGCCGCCGCGGCGCTGGAGACCGCGGAGGTGACCCTCCGGGCCACGTACACCACGGCGGACAACACCCACAACCCGCTCGGGCTGTTCGCCACCCTCGCCGTGTGGGAGGGCGACACCCTCACCGTCCACGACACCAGCCAGTGGCCGTCGATGGTCCGCACCACCCTCGCCATGGTCTTCGGTATCCCCGAGAGCTCGGTACGGGTCCTGGTGCCCTATGTCGGCGGGGGCTTCGGCGCCGGACTGCGCGTATGGCCGCACGTGATCCTGACCGCCATGGCTGCCCGGGCGCTCAACCGCCCGGTCAAGCTGGTCCTGACGCGACCGCAGATGTTCACCTCGGTCGGGCACCGCCCCAGCGGTGTGCAGTGGCTCGGTGTCGGTGCCAAGCGCGACGGCGAACTGGTCGCCCTCGACCACCGCAGCCTCAGCTCCCTGAGCATGGAGGGCGACGACTTCGAGCCGTTCGCCTCGGCAACCGCCTTCGCCTACCGGTGCCCCAACGTGATCACGCGGGACCGGCAGGCGCGGATCAACGTCGCCGTGCCGACGTCCATGCGCGCCCCGGCCGAGGCGCAGGGAAACTTCGCGCTGGAGTCGGCGCTCGACGAACTGGCCTGTACCCTGCGCATGGACCCCCTGGAGTTGCGGCTGCGGAACCATACGGACGTCGATCCGCGCAACGGGCTGCCCTGGTCCGGCAAGGCGCTCCTGGAGTGCTACGAGGTGGGCGCCCGGCGCTTCGGCTGGTCCGACCGGAACCCCGAGCCGCGCTCCATGCGCGACGGGAACTGGCTCGTCGGTTACGGCATGGCGAGCGCGCTGTTCCCGTACTTCGCGCAGCCCTGCGCGGCGCAGGCCACCGTCAACAGCGACGGCAGCGCGCTGGTGCGCAGTGCGGCGACCGACATCGGCACCGGCACGTACACCGTGATGACCCAACTGGCCGCCGAGGAACTGGGCCTGCCCCTGGACCTGGTCCGCTTCGACCTGGGCGACTCGGACATGCCCAACTCGATGATGGCGGGCGGCTCCGGCCTGACCGGTGCGCTGGGCAACGCCGTGCACGACGCCTGCCGGCGGCTGGTGCGCTCCGTCGTGGAACTCGCGCGTGGCGACGCCGACTCGCCCCTGCTGGGCGCGTCCCCGGACGACGTGGAGTCCACCGGAGGGCGGGTCCACCTCGCGGGCCGCCCGGACCGCGGGGAGTCGTACGTCGACATCCTCGCCCGGCACGGGCTGTCCGAACTCACGGCGAACGGGACCAGCACTCCCCCGGTCGCCACCGAGCTGGGCATGTCCCTCGCCGGCGCGTACGGCGCGAAGTTCGTGGAGGTCCAGGTCGACGCGGACCTCGGCCTCATCCGGGTCGCGCGGGTGGTCTCCGCGATCGACGGCGGCCGCATCCTCAACGCGAAGACGGCCAGGAGCCAGATCATCGGCGGGACGGTCGGCGGCATCGGCATGGCCCTGTACGAGGACACCGTCACCGACCCGCGCACCGGGCGCGTCGCCAACGGTACGTTCGCCGACTACCTGGTCGCCGTGAACGCCGACGTACCCGAGCTCGACGTGGTCTTCGTCGGCGAGCCCGACCGCGGCACCGCGACCGGCACCAAGGGGGTGGGCGAGGTCGGCCTGGTCGGCATCGCGCCCGCGATCTCCAACGCCGTGTACCACGCCACCGGAAAACGCCTCCGCGAACTGCCGATCACCCTCGACGCCCTCCTCTGA
- a CDS encoding substrate-binding domain-containing protein has protein sequence MGWLEITFTAAGLVLGVVSIVTPFIADRRARRSRRIGFRKQMDIAIGHNGQAGGVDPRLGLFNDLPTMRDATLVLLRIENDGSRHVEESDYIDPSAQYGLSAEFPGRRIQAQDVTLPDEHANLMGYFENQPGLFVVGPSTLRIPRLPLKPGAYYKILVLLTGGQEGAPVVVTGDIKDGTLHENHSLTPDEKPPVFSKQARWTTVVLGLALIAAATLPLVVPGPLPDDCETGSLRLTGSTAFAPVMNELAQKYRDHCGGKPDITVSTHGSRTGVRELALSGGRHRQGAPVIAFSDGPRPASYTQLSESRVAVSLFTLVVHDDVRLTNLSVADVRRVYRGDIRNWSQLDGPDLPVVLVSRTSGSGTRSALISRVLGGADEPPASSDDCVNRTVRSTPVLRCELDSTEQVLDTVARTPGAIGYSELRAASTPERPKGLHRLNLDGHAPDLDRLESSGYPYREIEYAYTYGRPPADSLASSFLAYAVDNGTGKGVVATHGHLPCGTPVGLRVCGAAD, from the coding sequence GTGGGATGGCTCGAAATCACCTTCACGGCCGCCGGCCTGGTGCTGGGCGTCGTCTCCATCGTCACGCCGTTCATCGCCGACCGGCGGGCCCGGCGCAGTAGACGCATCGGCTTCCGCAAGCAGATGGACATCGCGATAGGTCACAACGGTCAAGCCGGCGGGGTGGACCCGCGCCTCGGCCTCTTCAACGACCTGCCCACGATGCGCGACGCCACCCTCGTCCTGCTGCGCATCGAGAACGATGGATCGCGGCACGTCGAAGAATCCGACTACATCGACCCGTCGGCGCAGTACGGGCTCAGTGCCGAGTTCCCGGGGCGGCGCATCCAGGCGCAGGACGTCACGCTGCCCGATGAACACGCCAATCTGATGGGCTACTTCGAGAACCAGCCCGGCCTGTTCGTCGTGGGCCCGAGCACCCTGCGCATCCCGCGCCTCCCTCTCAAGCCAGGTGCCTACTACAAGATCCTGGTGCTCCTGACGGGGGGCCAGGAGGGCGCTCCGGTCGTCGTCACCGGCGACATCAAGGACGGCACGCTCCACGAGAACCACAGTCTGACGCCCGATGAGAAGCCACCGGTGTTCAGCAAGCAGGCCCGCTGGACCACCGTCGTCCTCGGCCTCGCGCTGATCGCGGCGGCCACCCTGCCGCTCGTTGTGCCGGGCCCATTGCCCGACGACTGCGAGACGGGCAGCCTCAGGCTGACCGGCTCGACGGCGTTCGCGCCGGTGATGAACGAGCTGGCACAGAAGTACCGGGACCACTGCGGCGGAAAGCCGGACATCACGGTCTCCACCCACGGCAGCCGCACCGGTGTGCGCGAACTCGCCCTGTCCGGGGGCCGGCACCGGCAGGGCGCGCCGGTGATCGCCTTCTCGGACGGCCCGCGCCCGGCGAGCTACACCCAGCTCAGCGAGAGCCGCGTCGCGGTTTCCCTGTTCACGCTGGTCGTGCACGACGACGTGCGCCTGACGAACCTGTCCGTGGCCGACGTGCGCCGCGTGTACCGGGGCGATATCCGCAATTGGTCGCAGCTCGACGGCCCCGACCTGCCCGTCGTCCTGGTCAGCCGTACCTCTGGCTCCGGCACCCGCTCCGCCCTGATCAGCCGCGTCCTCGGCGGCGCGGACGAACCGCCCGCGTCGTCGGACGACTGCGTCAACCGCACGGTCCGCAGCACGCCGGTGCTGCGCTGCGAGCTCGACTCGACGGAGCAGGTCCTCGACACCGTGGCCCGCACCCCGGGTGCGATCGGCTACAGCGAACTGCGCGCCGCCTCCACTCCGGAGCGGCCGAAGGGGCTGCACCGCCTCAATCTGGACGGGCACGCCCCCGACCTGGACCGCCTCGAGTCGAGCGGCTACCCCTACCGCGAAATCGAGTACGCCTACACCTACGGTCGTCCCCCCGCCGATTCGCTGGCCTCCAGCTTCCTCGCGTACGCCGTCGACAACGGAACCGGCAAGGGCGTGGTCGCCACCCACGGCCATCTCCCCTGCGGAACACCCGTGGGACTGCGCGTCTGCGGCGCGGCCGACTGA
- a CDS encoding MFS transporter, with protein sequence MPSSSSAVSDSGRPVPSSLWRDGDFRRLWAGQTASQLGEHASLVVLPLFAVLTLDAGPGQLGALRAVGQAPILLLSLFAGAWVDRWRTRTLMVLTDAGRALALGAAAVAGLLGGLGLPALLVVAFAVGALSVFFDVAYQASLVRLVKRDQLVRANSALEGSRSAAQIGGPALGGALVSVLSAPIAAASSAVFFALSFLSIRRIGRRESIPERSERPPRVWRRIHEGLRFVAGDTSLRTVCLASAAFQFFFAAVMTVYLLFLPRDLHLSGTAVGLALAATGPGALLGSLLAARLPSRFGHGAVLVSAAALGDGVFLFVPALHGSSVVTVPALLTVNFVFGTFSQLVNVTIMAVRQTVTPDGMQGRAAATINFVGMGLTPLGSLLGGLVAEVWGTRTSLLVTAAGMLLSPALMALSPLARLGRTLPAPPETPVPSG encoded by the coding sequence GTGCCGTCCTCTTCCTCCGCTGTATCCGATTCCGGTCGACCCGTTCCGTCAAGCCTGTGGCGGGACGGCGACTTCCGCAGGCTCTGGGCGGGCCAGACGGCCTCCCAACTGGGCGAGCACGCAAGTCTGGTGGTTCTGCCGCTCTTCGCCGTCCTGACGCTCGACGCCGGCCCCGGCCAGTTGGGCGCGCTGCGCGCGGTGGGGCAGGCGCCGATCCTGCTGCTGTCGCTCTTCGCCGGCGCGTGGGTGGACAGGTGGCGGACCCGCACGCTGATGGTGCTGACGGACGCCGGCCGGGCCCTGGCGCTGGGCGCCGCCGCCGTGGCCGGCCTCCTCGGTGGGCTCGGCCTGCCGGCGCTGCTCGTGGTTGCCTTCGCCGTCGGGGCTCTGTCCGTGTTCTTCGACGTGGCGTACCAGGCGTCTTTGGTACGGCTGGTGAAACGCGATCAGTTGGTGCGGGCCAACAGCGCGCTGGAGGGCAGTCGGTCCGCGGCGCAGATCGGCGGTCCCGCCCTCGGCGGTGCGTTGGTGTCTGTGCTGTCGGCGCCGATCGCCGCCGCCTCCAGCGCAGTGTTCTTCGCGCTGTCGTTCCTGTCGATCCGACGGATCGGTCGCCGCGAATCCATCCCGGAGCGCTCGGAACGTCCTCCTCGGGTCTGGCGGCGGATCCATGAGGGCCTCCGCTTCGTCGCCGGCGACACGTCGCTGCGGACCGTGTGCCTCGCATCAGCCGCCTTCCAGTTCTTCTTCGCGGCTGTGATGACCGTCTATCTGCTGTTCCTGCCCCGGGACCTGCACCTGTCGGGCACCGCCGTCGGGCTGGCACTCGCGGCGACGGGGCCGGGCGCGCTCCTGGGCTCGCTGCTGGCCGCCCGCCTGCCGAGCCGCTTCGGACACGGCGCTGTGCTCGTGTCCGCGGCGGCACTCGGTGACGGCGTGTTCCTGTTTGTGCCCGCACTGCACGGCTCCTCCGTGGTGACGGTTCCCGCGCTCCTTACGGTCAACTTCGTCTTCGGGACCTTCAGCCAGCTGGTGAATGTGACGATCATGGCCGTCCGGCAGACCGTCACTCCGGACGGGATGCAGGGCCGCGCGGCCGCGACGATCAACTTTGTCGGCATGGGGCTGACCCCGCTCGGCTCGCTGCTCGGCGGCCTTGTCGCGGAAGTGTGGGGGACGCGCACCAGCCTCCTGGTGACAGCCGCAGGCATGCTGCTGTCGCCGGCACTGATGGCCCTGTCCCCACTCGCCCGCCTGGGACGGACACTTCCCGCTCCGCCGGAGACTCCGGTCCCGTCCGGGTGA
- a CDS encoding histidine phosphatase family protein: MGELIVIRHGQTEWSLSGQHAGRTDIPLTDAGEAAAKALAPRLARRHPVAVFSSPLSRAMRTAELAGLAGVRPDPDLMEWDYGGYEGLTAAQIQEMRPGWDLWRDGVIPGGDDHPGEQLQQVAARTDAVLDRMRPLLDEGDVAVVAHGHLARVLTVRWLGLDASAGRLLGHPHPGTLSFLATEDGQPFIAAWNVP; encoded by the coding sequence ATGGGTGAACTGATAGTGATCAGGCATGGCCAGACCGAATGGAGCCTGTCGGGCCAACACGCCGGCCGTACCGACATTCCGCTGACAGACGCGGGTGAGGCCGCGGCCAAGGCGCTCGCTCCGCGGCTGGCCCGACGCCATCCGGTGGCGGTGTTCAGCAGCCCGCTGAGCCGCGCCATGCGGACGGCCGAACTGGCGGGCCTGGCCGGCGTCCGGCCCGATCCCGACCTGATGGAGTGGGACTACGGCGGCTACGAGGGCCTGACCGCGGCGCAGATCCAGGAGATGAGGCCGGGTTGGGATCTGTGGCGGGACGGCGTCATTCCCGGCGGCGACGACCATCCCGGCGAGCAGCTCCAGCAGGTGGCCGCGCGCACGGACGCGGTGCTGGACCGGATGCGGCCGCTGCTGGACGAGGGCGATGTCGCCGTCGTCGCGCATGGTCATCTGGCGCGCGTGCTCACGGTGCGCTGGCTCGGCCTCGACGCCTCCGCCGGCCGGCTGCTCGGCCATCCGCATCCAGGCACTCTCAGCTTCCTGGCCACCGAGGACGGGCAGCCGTTCATTGCCGCCTGGAACGTCCCGTAG
- a CDS encoding ABC transporter substrate-binding protein gives MNTPPSPLSPPGTERTDGSSVRIGALVPLTRPGWVEAGQHLLAGLELAVSDVNDAEGIAGRPVELVVRDTAADPQRAAAAVEELARLGVAALAGEYHSVVARAAAARADALGLPFLCSSAVLDALTEQPTQWVARLAPAQSHGWRVYADFLLGMGHSRIAVAAESSVYWASGTRILRDCLAPRGGTVIELDLRALTPTAVCDELVDHRATALLLLVGHPEPAVSIVKSVRRDRRLAEIMIGAPAGQPEFTEWATLLGDDSAAIPFLRYLPERLSPLGARVETALRERLAEAPSFVAFEGYDTVTVLADVLRSHGADRARTAESWPRVAVEGTRGRIQFSRTPGISVWQWAWPPIQVVDRDPVRPDHFRVLHTG, from the coding sequence ATGAATACGCCGCCATCGCCACTGTCGCCACCTGGAACGGAGCGGACTGACGGATCATCCGTCCGGATCGGCGCTCTGGTTCCGCTCACTCGGCCCGGCTGGGTCGAGGCAGGCCAACACTTGCTCGCTGGACTTGAGTTGGCCGTAAGCGACGTCAATGACGCCGAGGGGATCGCCGGAAGACCAGTTGAGTTGGTGGTCCGGGACACCGCGGCCGATCCACAGAGGGCCGCGGCGGCCGTAGAGGAATTGGCTCGACTGGGTGTGGCTGCCTTGGCGGGGGAATATCACAGCGTCGTCGCTCGCGCCGCTGCCGCCAGGGCCGACGCCCTCGGCCTGCCGTTCCTCTGCTCGTCAGCGGTTCTCGACGCGCTCACCGAACAGCCGACGCAATGGGTCGCGCGCCTCGCCCCCGCGCAGTCCCATGGCTGGCGGGTCTACGCAGACTTCCTCCTCGGCATGGGCCACAGTCGAATCGCCGTAGCAGCCGAGTCGAGTGTCTACTGGGCATCCGGGACCCGCATTCTGCGGGACTGCCTCGCTCCACGCGGCGGCACCGTCATCGAACTCGACCTGCGCGCGCTCACCCCCACGGCCGTGTGCGACGAACTCGTCGACCATCGCGCGACAGCCCTCCTTCTGCTGGTCGGCCACCCGGAGCCGGCAGTGTCGATCGTCAAGTCCGTGCGCCGCGACCGGCGCCTCGCCGAGATCATGATCGGCGCTCCGGCCGGACAACCGGAGTTCACCGAATGGGCGACGCTGCTGGGCGATGACAGCGCCGCGATCCCGTTCTTGCGCTACCTGCCCGAGCGCCTCAGCCCACTCGGCGCACGAGTCGAGACGGCTCTCCGCGAGCGCCTGGCCGAAGCGCCCTCCTTCGTCGCCTTCGAGGGCTATGACACGGTCACCGTCCTCGCCGACGTGCTGCGTTCTCACGGCGCGGACCGGGCGCGCACTGCCGAATCCTGGCCGCGCGTGGCAGTCGAAGGCACCCGCGGTCGGATCCAGTTCTCCCGCACGCCAGGCATCAGCGTATGGCAGTGGGCTTGGCCGCCCATCCAAGTCGTCGATCGAGATCCGGTGCGACCCGATCACTTCCGGGTCCTCCACACCGGCTGA
- a CDS encoding xanthine dehydrogenase family protein subunit M yields the protein MRGFDYVRANDTREAVRLLADDPAAACLAGGTTQLDLMKDGVLEPPRLIDITRLPLHGIERRGESLHVGALATMEELAADATVIERLPMVRESLLLGASVQLRNMATIGGNLLQRTRCRYFRDPTVVECNKRTPGSGCAAVEGVARMHAVLGVSERCIALHASDLAVALVALDAVVHIQGVSGRRTVPLTEFYLTADESPERENVLEHAELITEVEIPLPPPAARSGYLKVRDRMSYEFALTSAAVLLVVDDGTIRRARVGLGGVGSKPWRAYEAEHVLTDAPATTATFQEAAEATMRDAWTVPGTAFKVPLARRTLVRQLETVSGVSA from the coding sequence ATGCGCGGCTTTGACTACGTACGGGCCAACGACACCCGGGAGGCGGTACGGCTGCTGGCGGACGACCCGGCTGCGGCCTGCCTGGCGGGCGGCACGACGCAGCTCGACCTGATGAAGGACGGGGTCCTGGAGCCGCCGCGGTTGATCGACATCACCCGGCTCCCGCTGCACGGCATCGAGCGCCGCGGCGAGTCCCTCCACGTGGGGGCGCTCGCCACGATGGAGGAGCTGGCCGCCGACGCCACGGTGATCGAGCGGCTGCCCATGGTGCGGGAGTCCCTGCTGCTGGGCGCGTCGGTGCAGCTGCGGAACATGGCCACCATCGGGGGCAACCTGCTGCAGCGCACCCGCTGCCGCTACTTCCGCGACCCGACGGTCGTCGAGTGCAACAAGCGCACGCCGGGCTCCGGCTGTGCCGCGGTGGAGGGCGTGGCGCGTATGCACGCCGTACTCGGGGTGAGCGAGCGGTGCATCGCGCTGCACGCCTCCGACCTCGCCGTCGCCTTGGTGGCGCTCGACGCGGTCGTGCACATCCAGGGGGTGTCGGGGCGTCGGACGGTCCCGCTGACGGAGTTCTACCTGACGGCCGACGAGAGCCCCGAGCGCGAGAACGTCCTGGAGCACGCCGAGCTGATCACCGAGGTCGAGATCCCGCTGCCGCCGCCGGCCGCCCGGTCGGGCTACCTCAAGGTCCGCGACCGGATGTCGTACGAGTTCGCCCTCACCTCGGCCGCGGTGCTGCTCGTCGTGGACGACGGCACGATCCGCCGGGCCCGGGTCGGGCTGGGCGGGGTGGGGTCGAAGCCCTGGCGGGCCTACGAGGCCGAGCACGTGCTGACCGACGCGCCGGCCACCACGGCCACGTTCCAGGAGGCGGCCGAGGCCACGATGCGCGACGCCTGGACCGTCCCGGGTACGGCGTTCAAGGTGCCGCTCGCCCGGCGCACACTGGTGCGCCAGCTGGAGACAGTGTCAGGAGTGAGCGCATGA
- a CDS encoding serine hydrolase, whose amino-acid sequence MRNPLDPAKLNAAMENVHRAGIPGLFAEVRDGEQVWRGAAGVADVATGRPVTADMRHRVGSITKTFTAAAVLQQVESGRIGLDTPIGRYLPRLLPGERGDAITVRMLINHTSGLAEYLPHAYASLNAFPALADTGPQSLDDNRLTRFHPTELIEMGVTAPAVGAPGGTPGVYSNTNYLLLGELLEQVTGTTAERYITRNVIERAGLQDTELPTGPYVDGPHSQIYEAWFGMIDPPRDYSVYDMSWVGPAAALISTVADLNRFFHMLLAGEIVSPSSLAQMQRTVPVVSQEGKTIDYGLGLHPTETPGQGTFWGHGGTVWGAGALAMTRADGKRQMAVAVNLQRWNRLDSSGKPQPHPIDDALAALYRVAMYG is encoded by the coding sequence GTGAGGAACCCACTGGATCCCGCGAAGCTGAACGCCGCCATGGAGAACGTCCACCGCGCCGGGATACCGGGCCTGTTCGCCGAGGTGCGTGACGGCGAACAGGTCTGGCGCGGCGCCGCCGGGGTCGCCGATGTCGCCACCGGTCGCCCCGTCACCGCCGACATGCGGCACCGAGTCGGCAGCATCACCAAGACCTTCACCGCCGCCGCGGTTCTGCAACAGGTCGAGAGCGGTCGGATCGGCCTCGACACGCCGATCGGCCGGTACCTTCCGAGGCTGCTTCCAGGGGAACGCGGCGACGCGATCACGGTCCGGATGCTGATCAACCACACCAGCGGCCTCGCCGAGTACCTCCCCCACGCCTACGCCTCCCTCAATGCGTTTCCCGCCCTCGCGGACACCGGACCCCAGAGCCTGGACGACAACCGGCTCACGCGGTTTCACCCCACCGAACTGATCGAGATGGGGGTCACCGCACCTGCCGTCGGCGCCCCGGGCGGCACTCCGGGGGTGTACTCCAACACCAACTACCTGCTCCTCGGCGAACTCCTGGAACAGGTAACCGGCACAACGGCCGAGCGGTACATCACCCGGAACGTCATCGAACGTGCCGGGCTCCAGGACACCGAACTCCCCACCGGACCGTACGTCGACGGGCCGCACTCGCAGATCTACGAGGCATGGTTCGGCATGATCGACCCCCCGCGTGACTACAGCGTCTACGACATGTCATGGGTGGGGCCGGCGGCCGCACTGATATCGACCGTCGCGGACCTCAACCGCTTCTTCCACATGCTGCTGGCCGGCGAGATCGTCAGCCCGTCGTCGCTCGCGCAGATGCAACGCACCGTCCCGGTCGTCTCCCAAGAAGGAAAGACGATCGACTACGGCCTCGGCCTGCACCCGACGGAGACTCCAGGGCAGGGCACCTTCTGGGGCCACGGCGGCACGGTCTGGGGTGCTGGAGCACTGGCCATGACCCGTGCCGACGGCAAGCGACAGATGGCCGTCGCGGTGAACCTCCAGAGGTGGAACAGGCTCGACTCCTCGGGCAAGCCACAGCCCCATCCCATCGACGACGCGCTTGCGGCTCTCTACCGTGTGGCGATGTACGGCTGA